The following proteins are encoded in a genomic region of Alistipes shahii WAL 8301:
- the hpf gene encoding ribosome hibernation-promoting factor, HPF/YfiA family — protein MNVQIQSVKFDADKRLVEFVNAKMAKLDRFAERSTGAEVILKLDKDHEKGNKFATITLHMPGEDLVACHQSKAFEESVDEAIDALKRQLDKFKAKFEK, from the coding sequence ATGAACGTACAGATTCAATCCGTGAAATTCGACGCCGACAAACGGCTCGTCGAATTCGTGAATGCCAAAATGGCGAAGTTGGACCGCTTTGCGGAGCGCTCGACCGGAGCCGAGGTCATTCTCAAACTCGATAAGGACCACGAAAAAGGAAATAAATTCGCAACCATCACGCTGCACATGCCCGGCGAAGACCTGGTGGCCTGCCACCAGTCGAAAGCCTTCGAGGAGTCGGTCGACGAAGCCATCGACGCCCTAAAACGCCAGCTGGACAAATTCAAGGCGAAATTCGAGAAATAA
- a CDS encoding helix-turn-helix domain-containing protein, with amino-acid sequence MPEEIITRDSAAFKELYRDIVKAIRAVDILIDTHRPTIGNELYLTSEEICSIFSISKRSLQNYRDNRQIPYTTLGGKILYPQSSLYKLLEQHYMKAQR; translated from the coding sequence ATGCCCGAAGAGATCATCACCCGCGACAGCGCCGCATTCAAGGAACTGTACCGCGACATCGTCAAAGCCATCCGGGCTGTCGATATTCTGATCGACACGCACCGCCCGACCATCGGAAATGAACTGTACCTGACCAGTGAGGAGATTTGCAGCATCTTCAGCATCTCGAAACGCTCCTTGCAGAATTACCGGGACAACCGCCAAATCCCTTATACTACTCTTGGTGGAAAGATTCTTTATCCACAGTCCTCGCTTTATAAACTGCTGGAACAGCATTATATGAAAGCGCAGCGCTGA
- a CDS encoding tyrosine-type recombinase/integrase — protein sequence MIADFVRYLEAERRYSPLTVRNYRHDVEQFLAWLGVDDARFEPQRITTDDIREWILYRTETGRVSAASMNREISSLRALFRWLLRTGAVGRDVVHPIPSLRTSQRLPAFVPESRMNGIVSECECDSEDFVRERNSLIILLLYTCGLRLAELVGIDRDDFSADFSSLRIRGKGDKERIVPMLEFVREKILHYIGLIERQNICISSEKALFLTHKGKRISRTAVYRTVQEELDRAGVQGKKSPHVLRHTFATHLLNSGADMREIQELLGHASLQATQVYTHNSIARLREIYAKAHPREKGGK from the coding sequence ATGATCGCCGATTTCGTCCGATACCTCGAAGCCGAACGCCGCTACTCGCCGCTCACGGTCCGCAACTACCGCCACGACGTGGAGCAGTTCCTCGCGTGGCTGGGGGTCGACGACGCACGGTTCGAACCGCAGCGGATCACCACGGACGACATCCGCGAATGGATTCTCTACCGCACCGAAACGGGCCGCGTGAGCGCCGCCTCGATGAACCGCGAGATTTCGTCGCTGCGTGCGCTGTTCCGCTGGCTGCTCCGCACGGGAGCCGTCGGCCGCGACGTCGTGCATCCGATCCCCTCGCTGCGGACTTCGCAGCGGCTGCCGGCCTTCGTCCCCGAAAGCCGCATGAACGGCATCGTCAGCGAATGCGAATGCGACAGCGAGGACTTCGTCCGCGAGCGCAATTCGCTGATCATACTTCTCCTCTACACCTGCGGCCTGCGCCTGGCGGAACTGGTCGGCATCGACCGCGACGATTTCTCCGCGGACTTCTCGTCGCTGCGCATCCGGGGCAAGGGAGACAAGGAGCGGATAGTCCCGATGCTCGAATTCGTGCGCGAAAAGATTTTACATTACATCGGGTTAATTGAGAGGCAAAATATTTGCATTTCATCGGAAAAAGCACTATTTTTAACACACAAAGGAAAACGCATATCCCGGACGGCGGTGTACCGAACGGTGCAGGAAGAACTGGACAGGGCGGGCGTACAGGGCAAGAAAAGCCCCCATGTGCTGCGGCACACATTCGCCACCCACCTTCTGAACAGCGGCGCCGATATGCGTGAAATACAGGAACTCCTCGGGCACGCCTCGTTGCAGGCCACACAGGTCTACACGCACAACAGCATCGCCAGGCTCCGGGAGATTTACGCGAAGGCCCATCCCCGCGAAAAGGGAGGCAAATGA
- a CDS encoding DUF3575 domain-containing protein, translated as MKTKRIFITAVLLLAALWGVPRRAAAQIFAVRANALAACGATLNAGAEAALTDNWSLELSGYWNPVQTASLSMNFHAMQLGGRYWFYESFVGHFLGQHLTYVGYDLGSRTKRYKGHACGLGVSYGYAWMLSKRWNVAVEAGVGLYRTKDTRRDPTVGDWDDEYIYHYRRWTLAPTKLEVSFSYIF; from the coding sequence ATGAAAACGAAACGAATATTCATTACGGCGGTCTTGCTGTTGGCGGCCTTGTGGGGCGTGCCCCGCCGGGCTGCGGCGCAGATCTTCGCCGTAAGGGCCAACGCCCTTGCCGCATGCGGCGCGACGCTGAACGCCGGGGCCGAAGCGGCCTTGACGGACAACTGGTCGCTGGAGCTGTCCGGCTACTGGAACCCGGTGCAAACCGCATCCCTCTCGATGAACTTCCATGCCATGCAGCTCGGCGGCCGCTACTGGTTCTACGAATCCTTCGTGGGACACTTTCTCGGACAGCACCTTACCTATGTCGGTTACGACCTCGGAAGCCGAACGAAACGCTATAAAGGTCATGCCTGCGGTCTGGGTGTCAGCTACGGGTATGCGTGGATGCTCTCGAAACGCTGGAACGTCGCCGTCGAAGCCGGCGTAGGGCTTTACCGCACGAAGGACACGCGCCGCGACCCCACGGTCGGGGACTGGGACGACGAGTATATCTACCATTACCGCCGCTGGACGCTCGCGCCGACAAAGTTAGAGGTATCGTTTTCCTACATCTTTTAA
- a CDS encoding helix-turn-helix domain-containing protein — MDCVLMETSAYKELQAHLQRLLERVSALHSLSAQPTTVRWLTAEEVCKALSITKRALQYYRSAGIIPYTALGNKVLFRDDDIRHLLEKNLIKSL, encoded by the coding sequence ATGGATTGCGTCCTTATGGAAACGAGCGCCTATAAAGAGTTGCAGGCGCACCTTCAACGTCTTCTGGAGCGAGTGTCTGCGCTCCATTCCCTCTCCGCCCAACCGACAACTGTCCGGTGGCTTACGGCCGAGGAGGTCTGCAAGGCCTTGAGCATCACCAAGCGGGCCTTGCAATACTACCGCTCCGCCGGCATTATCCCTTATACAGCATTAGGGAATAAAGTACTGTTCCGGGACGACGACATCCGGCATCTCCTGGAAAAGAATCTGATAAAAAGCCTGTAG
- a CDS encoding DUF2958 domain-containing protein, giving the protein MKLLTKEIISKFEKHPFHSQDGKGMDAEVLVKYFNPCGTGTWLITEAEREGDDWRLFGYCHIYEWEWGYLMLSELASLRLPFGLTIERDIYTARKYVRDFLPQDE; this is encoded by the coding sequence ATGAAACTGCTCACGAAAGAAATTATCTCGAAATTCGAGAAACACCCTTTCCACTCACAGGATGGAAAAGGAATGGATGCCGAAGTCCTCGTCAAATATTTCAACCCCTGCGGTACGGGGACATGGCTCATTACCGAAGCCGAACGTGAAGGCGACGACTGGCGCCTGTTCGGTTATTGCCATATCTACGAATGGGAGTGGGGCTACCTAATGCTCTCCGAGCTGGCATCTCTTCGTCTGCCGTTCGGACTTACCATCGAACGCGACATTTACACGGCCAGGAAATACGTCCGGGATTTTCTGCCGCAGGATGAATGA
- a CDS encoding FN3 domain-containing metallophosphoesterase family protein, with the protein MKKLLFVFAGLAFALTAAAQEFRITHGPYLCDMSQDGVTVVWTTNRPALSWVEASPADSLAPAPPPRHYQTVAGRKLAGRTLHAVRVRGLQPGTDYRYRIFSQEVQSWPDVNNVTYGKTVGADASRRRAYGFRTFPAAGSGCSFLVLNDIHGKADVLTRLCKRVDFSELGFVAFNGDMSSSVESGEQLFKDYLDASAALFAAGTPILFTRGNHETRGVFADSLGDYFPGRDGRFYGIYRYGDVCILLLDCGEDKPDDHAEYNGLADYDAYRAEECAWLKKAVRSEEFLTASARIVLLHIPPAAGAWHGSVHLNELFVPVLNEAGIDLMLCGHDHRYSFHPAGERDAKFPIVVNDNRSCVRCDVADSLIRVRIAGPRDKTVHTHEFPLKPQFQP; encoded by the coding sequence ATGAAGAAACTGCTTTTCGTGTTTGCGGGACTGGCCTTCGCACTGACGGCCGCCGCACAGGAATTCCGAATTACGCACGGGCCTTACCTGTGCGACATGTCGCAGGACGGAGTGACGGTGGTCTGGACCACCAACAGGCCCGCGCTTTCGTGGGTCGAGGCGTCGCCCGCCGACAGCCTTGCGCCCGCACCGCCGCCGCGCCATTACCAGACCGTCGCCGGCCGCAAGCTGGCCGGCAGGACGCTGCACGCCGTTCGTGTCCGGGGGCTGCAACCCGGGACCGACTACCGTTACCGGATCTTTTCGCAGGAGGTTCAGTCGTGGCCCGACGTCAACAACGTCACCTATGGAAAGACTGTCGGCGCCGATGCGTCGCGGCGCCGGGCCTACGGGTTCCGCACCTTTCCGGCTGCGGGTTCCGGATGCTCGTTCCTCGTGCTGAACGACATCCACGGCAAGGCCGACGTCCTGACCCGGCTCTGCAAACGCGTGGACTTTTCCGAACTGGGATTCGTGGCTTTCAACGGCGACATGTCGAGCAGCGTCGAGAGCGGGGAGCAGCTTTTCAAGGACTACCTCGACGCTTCGGCCGCGCTTTTCGCTGCCGGGACGCCGATTCTCTTCACCCGCGGCAACCACGAGACGCGCGGCGTCTTCGCCGACAGCCTCGGGGATTATTTTCCCGGGCGGGACGGGCGGTTCTACGGCATTTATCGCTACGGCGACGTCTGTATCCTGCTGCTCGACTGCGGCGAGGACAAGCCCGACGACCATGCGGAGTACAACGGGCTGGCCGATTACGACGCCTACCGCGCCGAGGAGTGCGCGTGGCTGAAAAAGGCCGTGCGCTCGGAGGAGTTCCTCACGGCTTCGGCGCGCATCGTCCTGCTCCATATCCCGCCTGCGGCCGGGGCCTGGCACGGGAGCGTTCACCTGAACGAACTCTTCGTGCCGGTGCTCAACGAGGCCGGGATCGACCTGATGCTCTGCGGCCACGACCACCGTTATTCGTTCCATCCCGCCGGGGAACGGGACGCGAAGTTCCCGATCGTGGTCAACGACAACCGAAGCTGCGTGCGCTGCGATGTCGCCGACAGCCTGATCCGCGTACGGATCGCCGGTCCCCGCGACAAGACGGTCCATACGCACGAATTTCCGCTGAAACCACAATTTCAACCATAA
- a CDS encoding OmpA family protein yields MNTRKIITVGITVGVLWMMFGCSVAGRLQRQQMTASLSQLTRAERQERQQDYRPQVVKLQRDSNTFFLAPVDTLADGERVMALQIEQVTVVAKMRSIPERNGRVVLDFIVTLPKQLLGRSRSVVITPILHKPDESVALEDLVIRGGRFSLLQERDYWQYETYVERFRPDTVGREAAFNRFVKFPYPEDVRLDSLVEGRSTVTYYYSQAVKTDETSKKMLVTLQGQVLAVDDSAYRLPPSDTLSYVVSSMLSFVDTVPRYRIKVIDKFVTVEDRNYIQFFVGDTRVVDTLGDNRQQLDKITGLIRQIVEQQEFWVDTITLTAASSPEGAYAFNDRLSQGRAQALKRYLVRRYGRSIDTMLIVRWVAENWPELTQRIRTDKSIENREAILALIASEKNPDRREQAIRLRFPKEYAYIRSVIYPQLRAVNFRYNLRRKGMVKDTIHTTELDTTYARGVELLQKRKYAKALYILNDYNDRNTVVAHLSLDHNERAMELLAAMPEDAATEYLRAIACSRLGRKEEGRRHFLEACRLDERMEYRGNLDPEIAELLK; encoded by the coding sequence ATGAACACACGTAAAATCATAACTGTAGGAATCACCGTCGGGGTTTTATGGATGATGTTCGGCTGTTCGGTGGCCGGACGGCTTCAGCGGCAGCAGATGACAGCCTCGCTCTCGCAGCTTACCCGCGCCGAGCGGCAGGAGCGGCAGCAGGACTACCGCCCGCAGGTCGTGAAGTTGCAGCGTGACAGCAACACGTTCTTTCTTGCTCCGGTCGATACGCTTGCCGACGGCGAGCGTGTCATGGCGCTTCAGATCGAGCAGGTGACGGTCGTGGCGAAGATGCGGTCTATTCCCGAGCGCAACGGTCGTGTCGTGCTGGATTTCATCGTGACGCTGCCGAAACAGTTGTTGGGCAGAAGCCGCAGCGTCGTAATCACGCCGATATTGCACAAGCCCGACGAATCCGTGGCGCTCGAAGATCTGGTGATCCGCGGCGGACGCTTCTCGCTGCTGCAAGAGCGCGACTACTGGCAGTACGAAACCTATGTCGAACGCTTCCGCCCCGATACCGTGGGGCGCGAGGCGGCCTTCAACCGTTTCGTGAAGTTTCCCTATCCCGAAGACGTCCGGCTCGATTCACTGGTCGAAGGACGAAGCACCGTCACGTATTACTATTCCCAAGCAGTGAAAACCGACGAGACCTCGAAAAAGATGCTGGTAACGCTTCAAGGACAGGTGTTGGCCGTGGACGACAGCGCCTACCGGCTGCCGCCGTCCGATACGTTGAGCTACGTCGTATCTTCGATGCTCTCCTTCGTAGATACCGTGCCGAGGTATCGCATCAAGGTCATCGACAAGTTCGTGACCGTCGAAGATCGCAATTACATTCAGTTTTTCGTGGGCGATACCCGCGTGGTCGATACGCTGGGCGACAACCGGCAACAGCTGGACAAGATCACCGGCCTGATACGGCAGATCGTCGAACAGCAGGAGTTCTGGGTCGATACCATCACGCTGACGGCGGCATCGTCTCCGGAAGGAGCTTACGCTTTCAACGACCGTCTTTCGCAAGGACGGGCACAGGCATTGAAACGCTATCTTGTCCGCCGATACGGCAGAAGCATCGACACGATGCTTATCGTGCGGTGGGTGGCCGAGAACTGGCCGGAGCTGACGCAGCGCATTCGCACGGACAAAAGCATTGAAAACCGCGAGGCGATTCTTGCGCTAATTGCATCAGAAAAGAATCCCGACCGGCGGGAGCAGGCCATCCGGCTGCGGTTCCCGAAAGAGTATGCCTATATCCGTTCGGTGATCTACCCGCAGCTGCGGGCCGTGAATTTCCGTTACAATCTGCGCCGCAAGGGGATGGTAAAGGATACGATTCACACCACGGAGTTGGACACGACCTATGCCCGCGGCGTGGAGCTGTTGCAGAAACGCAAATACGCCAAAGCACTCTATATTCTGAACGACTACAACGACCGCAACACGGTCGTGGCCCATCTGTCGCTGGATCACAACGAGCGGGCGATGGAGTTGCTGGCCGCGATGCCCGAAGATGCCGCGACGGAGTACCTGCGGGCTATCGCCTGCTCGCGGCTGGGGCGCAAGGAGGAGGGCCGCCGCCATTTCCTCGAAGCCTGTCGATTGGACGAGCGCATGGAGTATCGGGGTAATCTCGATCCGGAAATTGCTGAACTCTTAAAATGA
- a CDS encoding AbiH family protein, whose protein sequence is MMNRIILIGNGFDLAHGLPTSYADFIRGYNITLKLGLLEGEYERYDGLCSVNISDPEDRKTLEQFRWMLQDNTFRFIRNLGEITPAEQYDHFVSDHLIYESKFFETINKAVESKKWVDIEGEYYSLLKKVFKDKSCKYGDPIQLNEELELIKGALTGYLKSVQKHYIKSELRNPDIEQIIHEPFNFRDVAVSAQKQFLEYIVNKWAEKNRIESTGEETKADESFAAIASNLVTNWENEGLKSKFIEEIKNGNGAVCDEFAYPERTLLLNFNYTKTADLYLPANSDIPVNHIHGELDNEQNPVIFGYGDELDEDYKTISNLNDNSYLTNIKSIRYLETDNYRQLLQFIDTGPYQIYIMGHSCGNSDRTLLNTLFEHKNCVSIKPYYYEWTDEEGGHSDNYIEIIQNISRNFNSMQLMRDRIVNKLYCRPLPQKPKVAAIE, encoded by the coding sequence ATGATGAATCGGATCATATTAATCGGTAACGGCTTCGATCTGGCGCACGGACTGCCGACGAGTTATGCGGATTTTATTCGTGGATACAATATCACTTTGAAATTAGGATTGCTGGAGGGTGAATATGAGCGATATGATGGTCTATGTTCTGTCAATATTTCTGATCCGGAGGATAGGAAAACCCTGGAACAGTTTCGCTGGATGTTGCAAGATAATACGTTTCGGTTTATACGAAATTTGGGAGAAATAACACCAGCAGAACAATATGATCATTTCGTCAGTGATCATTTAATTTATGAAAGTAAGTTCTTCGAAACAATAAATAAAGCCGTCGAATCAAAAAAATGGGTAGATATCGAGGGAGAATACTATTCACTGCTCAAAAAAGTTTTCAAGGACAAGTCTTGTAAGTATGGAGATCCCATTCAACTCAATGAAGAACTGGAATTGATAAAGGGGGCTTTGACGGGCTATCTAAAATCTGTTCAAAAGCATTATATCAAATCAGAGTTAAGGAATCCGGATATTGAACAAATTATTCATGAGCCATTTAACTTTCGTGATGTCGCCGTGAGTGCTCAAAAGCAATTTCTGGAATATATCGTGAACAAGTGGGCCGAGAAAAACAGGATTGAATCGACAGGCGAAGAAACCAAGGCGGATGAGAGTTTCGCTGCAATAGCATCAAACCTCGTAACAAACTGGGAAAATGAAGGGCTGAAGTCCAAATTCATTGAAGAAATTAAAAACGGCAATGGTGCAGTTTGCGACGAATTTGCATATCCGGAGAGAACCCTATTATTGAACTTCAACTATACGAAGACTGCCGACTTATATCTTCCAGCAAATTCAGACATTCCCGTAAATCATATTCACGGAGAATTGGATAATGAGCAGAATCCTGTTATTTTCGGTTATGGGGACGAACTGGACGAGGATTATAAGACTATTTCGAATCTGAATGATAATAGCTACCTAACCAATATCAAATCTATCCGTTATCTGGAAACGGACAATTACCGTCAATTACTTCAGTTTATTGACACCGGTCCCTATCAGATCTATATCATGGGGCATTCGTGCGGCAATTCGGACCGCACATTGCTCAATACTTTATTCGAGCATAAAAATTGTGTATCGATAAAACCTTATTATTACGAATGGACTGACGAAGAAGGAGGTCATAGCGATAATTATATCGAGATCATCCAGAATATTTCGCGTAATTTCAACTCCATGCAGTTGATGCGCGACCGTATCGTAAATAAATTGTATTGTCGGCCTTTGCCGCAAAAACCTAAAGTGGCAGCGATTGAATGA
- a CDS encoding flavin reductase family protein → MKQSWKPGTVLYPLPAVLVSCGAAPEEYNMLTVAWTGTVCSDPPMCFISVRPERHSHAIISRTGEFVINLTTRRLARAADWCGVRSGRDFDKFREMGLTAVPSEKVAAPLIAESPVNIECRVRQVLPLGTHDMFLAEVVGVQADEAYIDPATGRFCLERADPIVYSHGEYFALGEALGHFGWSVRKKKKAPKRR, encoded by the coding sequence ATGAAACAGAGCTGGAAACCGGGGACGGTGCTTTATCCGCTGCCGGCGGTGCTGGTGAGCTGCGGCGCGGCGCCCGAGGAGTATAACATGCTGACCGTGGCGTGGACCGGAACGGTCTGCTCCGACCCGCCGATGTGCTTTATCTCGGTGCGTCCCGAACGCCATTCCCACGCGATTATCAGCCGTACGGGCGAGTTCGTCATCAACCTCACGACGCGCCGTCTGGCGCGCGCCGCGGACTGGTGCGGGGTGCGCTCGGGCCGGGACTTCGACAAATTCCGCGAGATGGGCCTGACGGCCGTGCCGTCGGAAAAGGTCGCCGCACCCCTGATTGCCGAATCACCCGTCAACATCGAATGCCGTGTCCGGCAGGTGCTGCCGCTCGGGACGCACGACATGTTCCTGGCCGAGGTGGTCGGCGTTCAGGCCGACGAGGCCTACATAGATCCGGCGACGGGGCGGTTCTGCCTCGAACGGGCCGATCCGATCGTCTACTCCCACGGCGAGTATTTCGCGCTGGGCGAGGCGTTGGGTCATTTCGGCTGGTCGGTGCGCAAAAAGAAAAAGGCGCCGAAGAGACGCTGA
- a CDS encoding beta-N-acetylhexosaminidase, translating into MKRLFFSLCAVGLSCAAFGAGPEVNIVPKPLSVTPGAGTFTVTASTVIGVDKNAELRRSARIFAGEVAPVVGGVMKTAAEGDVRLAVDGSLEAEAYTLAVTPSGVEVRGGTPQGVFHGLQSLRQLVIDGEGVVPAVTVSDKPYFAHRGGMLDPCRHFWTVDEVKEYIDILAMHKLNKFHWHLTDDQGWRIEIKKYPELTRVGSVRGETLIGHHHTSSEYDKTPHGGYYTQKQIREIVKYAADRYITVIPEIELPGHAVAALTSYPWLGCKGEGYEVRRRWGISKEVFCPGKETTFEFLQNVFAEVLELFPSEFIHIGGDECPKDSWKQCPLCQERIRTEGLKDEFELQSYTVRRMEKWLREHGRKIIGWDEILEGGVSPTATVMSWRGSKGGIAAAKAGNHVIMAPNVHCYLDYYQTKTPTKEPMAIGGYVPMRKVYELDPYDQLTPGERAYILGVQGNLWTEYIATFPHLKHMLLPRLAAIAEVGWSYDRKDFDDFKHRMNSLRKCYDAAGLNYATYFFEGKDE; encoded by the coding sequence ATGAAGAGACTCTTTTTTTCGCTGTGCGCCGTCGGTCTGTCGTGCGCGGCCTTCGGGGCGGGACCCGAGGTCAACATCGTTCCCAAACCCCTCTCGGTGACACCCGGCGCGGGGACGTTCACCGTAACCGCGTCGACCGTGATCGGCGTCGACAAGAATGCCGAACTGCGCCGCTCGGCCCGGATTTTCGCCGGGGAGGTCGCGCCTGTCGTCGGAGGGGTGATGAAAACCGCCGCCGAGGGCGACGTCCGTCTGGCGGTGGACGGCTCGCTGGAGGCCGAGGCCTATACGCTCGCCGTGACTCCTTCGGGCGTCGAGGTGCGCGGCGGAACGCCGCAGGGCGTCTTCCACGGCCTGCAAAGCCTGCGCCAGCTGGTCATCGACGGCGAAGGCGTCGTGCCCGCCGTGACGGTCAGCGACAAACCCTATTTCGCCCACCGCGGGGGCATGCTCGATCCCTGCCGTCATTTCTGGACGGTGGACGAGGTCAAGGAGTATATCGACATCCTCGCCATGCACAAGCTCAACAAGTTCCACTGGCACCTGACCGACGATCAGGGCTGGCGTATCGAGATCAAAAAATACCCCGAGCTGACGCGCGTGGGATCGGTGCGCGGGGAGACGCTCATCGGCCACCATCACACCTCGAGCGAGTATGACAAGACGCCTCACGGCGGCTATTACACGCAGAAGCAGATCCGCGAGATCGTGAAATACGCCGCCGACCGCTATATCACGGTGATTCCCGAAATCGAACTTCCGGGGCATGCCGTCGCGGCGCTCACCTCCTATCCGTGGCTGGGCTGCAAGGGCGAGGGCTACGAGGTGCGCCGGCGCTGGGGCATCAGCAAAGAGGTCTTCTGCCCGGGCAAGGAGACGACGTTCGAGTTCCTGCAGAACGTCTTCGCCGAGGTGCTCGAACTCTTTCCCTCGGAGTTCATCCACATCGGTGGCGACGAGTGTCCGAAGGACAGCTGGAAACAGTGCCCGCTGTGTCAGGAGCGCATCCGGACCGAGGGGCTGAAGGACGAGTTCGAGCTTCAGAGCTACACGGTGCGCCGCATGGAGAAGTGGCTCCGCGAGCACGGCCGGAAGATCATCGGCTGGGACGAGATTCTCGAAGGCGGCGTTTCGCCCACGGCGACCGTCATGTCGTGGCGCGGCTCGAAGGGCGGCATTGCGGCGGCCAAGGCCGGCAACCACGTCATCATGGCGCCCAATGTCCATTGCTACCTGGACTACTACCAGACCAAGACCCCGACGAAGGAGCCGATGGCCATCGGCGGCTATGTCCCGATGCGCAAGGTCTACGAACTGGACCCCTACGACCAGCTTACGCCCGGGGAGCGTGCCTACATCCTCGGCGTGCAGGGCAACCTGTGGACCGAGTATATCGCCACGTTCCCGCACCTGAAGCACATGCTGCTGCCGCGTCTGGCCGCCATCGCCGAGGTGGGCTGGTCCTACGACCGCAAGGATTTCGACGACTTCAAACACCGCATGAACTCCCTGCGCAAGTGCTACGATGCCGCAGGGCTGAACTACGCCACCTATTTCTTCGAAGGCAAGGACGAATAG